DNA from Amycolatopsis sp. DSM 110486:
TCGGACCGCGGCCCCGGCACTTGCGACGTCTTCGATCGGGCTCCGTAGCCGACACCGCTTCCCCGGCACGTGCGCCAGTGTCGGCGGTGATCTCCCGCGCCACGCGCCGGGCGGCTTCTTCGACGGCGCCATCGAAGAAGCCGGCCCGGAAGTCGGCGAGACAGCGCGAGCAGCTGGCTACGACGATCGTCGTAGGGCACCGTCGAACTGGATTCTGGTGCTGAGCTGGAGCAGGTCGAACGCGAGGATCCGGGCCCGGCAGGTCGTCGACGAGGCGGTAGCTGATCTTCCGCTGCGGGAACCTGACGCTTTCCTGGCCGCTCCAGTCCGTCCGTTCGGAAGTCTCGTTGGTTCGAGAAATGATCGGCACCACGGCCGACCCGCTGGTCGGCCCCTGCGCTCGGCGGCGATTCGGTGGAGCTCTCACGCCGTGGTGAAGTGAAACGCGGTCAGGTCCTGCCCCACCTTGGCCTCGGCTACCGATTGGTAACCGACGTTGGCCTGGGCACCTTCAAAGTGCGCCCCTGCCGGTGCGCTGGCGGTGTTGCGAGCCTTCGGAGAGCCGAGTCTGCCGCTCCTGGACGTTGGGCCTCGCACACCAGGCGCGGTGGCCGGTACCGTGCTGATGGTGCCGACGTGGCGTTTACGGGATTTCCACGACGACGATCTGGACCGCGCCATCCAGCTCTGGGATCAGGACCGGCAGGCGGACGATTCGCCTCCGGTGTTTCCGATTTCGGAGGTCATGGCTGCGACCCGGACCGGCGTTGTCGTGGTGGCGGTGGTGGGCGATGACCTGGTGGGGATGGCGGTCGCCCAGGCACAGGGGGAGCGGGCCTGGATCACGGGGGTGTCGCTCGAGCGGCGGTGGCGCAACCGGGGGATCGGCAGCTCCTTGATCGGCGAGCTCGAGCGGCGGCTGAGGGAGCACGGAATCCGCCGGATCAGTGCGCTGCTCCCGCCCGGCGCGACGGGAACCGTGGCCCTGGAAAACTCCGGCTATCCGGCTCGCCCCGGGTTGATCTTCTACGAAAAGGTCGAGCATCTCGGGGCCAGCGACGCGGGCCTGCTCGCGGAGCTCGGCGGGCGGGTTCTGCCGCGTGGACTGTGGACCGATCTCGCAGGGATGGAGCGGGAGAAGGAAACCATCGAGCGGCGGATCGTGCTGCCGCTGGCCAAGCCCGTGCTGGCGGACCGGTACGGCGTCGTGCAGCCGAAGGCGGTCATCCTCTTCGGCCCGCCGGGCACGGGCAAGACCAGCTTCGCCAAAGCGGTCGCCTCCCGGCTGGAATGGCCGTTCGTGGAGCTGTTCCCCTCCAGGCTCGCGTCGTCGGGAGCCGGAGGCTTGGCTACTTCGCTACGGGACACGTTCGCCGACCTGGCCGACCTCGAGGCCGTTGTGCTGTTCATCGACGAAGTCGAGGAGATCGCCGGCGTCCGGTCCGGGCTGGCCGTCGATCCTGGCCACGGAGTCACCAACGAGCTGCTCAAACTGATCCCGGGCTTCCGCGACCACGACGACCGCCTGCTGATCTGCGCCACCAACTCCGTCCGCTCTCTCGATCCGGCGTTCCTGCGCCCGGGCCGGTTCGACTACGTTCTTCCGGTCGGTCCCCCGGACCCGGCGGCCCGGGCGGCGATCTGGCGGCGGTACCTCGGCCCCGCTGCCGGCGGTGTCGAGCTGGAGCGGCTCGTGGCGGCGAGCGAGATGTTCACCCCCGCCGACATCGAGTTCGCCGCTCGCAAAGGTGCCCAGGCCGCGTTCGAACGTGATGTCGTCCACGGCCGCGGCGCCCCCGCCGGCACCGAGGATTACCTCGCCGCCGTCGCCGACACCCGGCCCACCCTCACCGAACAGGCCCTGACCGAGTTCCGGGAAGACATCGCCCGGTACGTGCGGATGTGATCGGCGCACGCGTCGGCCGTCGCCGTCTCGAACTCGGCCGCACCACGAGGTTCGCCCGCGCGCCGGGACACCTCGCTGAGCGGCGTCGGCTGTGCTCACCAGCTCAGTTCCCGGTTGACCACGGGCAGCGTGACAGCGACGACCCGACGCTGCCAGGCGCTGCGCGACTCCCGCGATGCCTGATGCCAGTCAGCGAACGTCGGCCGGGATCGTCCTTGTCATTCGGCCGGAAGATTGACCGGATAGATTGACCGGCATGACTTCCACCGGCGACAAGGCCACGCTGCTGCAGGAGCTGCACGCGGCCCCGGAACTGCTGCTCGTCGTCAACGTCTGGGACGCGATCACCGCCAAGGTTGTCGCCGAGACGCCCGGGACCAAGGCACTGGCCACACCCAGCCACGGGATCGCGGCTTCCCGCGGCTACCCCGACGGCGAGAAAATCCCGCGCGACGAGATGATCGCCGAGGTCGCCCTGATCGTGCGCGTCGCGGGTGACCTGCCGGTGACCGCCGACCTCGAGGCCGGCTACGGCGACCCGGGCGGCACGGTGGCGCGGGCGATCGACGTCGGCGCCGTCGGCTGCAACCTCGAGGACCAGATGAAGCCGCTGGCCGACTCAGTGAAGGCTGTCGAGGCCGCCGTGGCCGCCGCCCAGAACTCGGGTGTCGACTTCGTGCTCAACGCCCGCACTGACGCGTTCCTCAAGGCCGGCGACCGCGACCCCGACGAGGTGCTCGCCGACGCCATCGCCCGCGGCCGCGCCTACCTGGCGGCAGGTGCGTCGAACTTCTTCGTGCCCGGTCTGCTCGACGAGGACCAGGTGGCCCGCCTGGTCGACGCACTCGGCGAGCGCAAGGTCAACCTGATCGGCATCCCCGGCTCGATCCCGTTGGCGCGTGCGCAGGAACTGGGCGTCTCACGGGTGTCCTACGGTCCGTGGAGCCAGAATGTGGCGCTCACCGCCCTCGCGAAGCTCGCCGAGGACGTATACGCGGGCGGCGGCCTGCCCTCGGACACGCGCAAACTGAACTGACCCCACCTCCGGCCCCGGCAGGCCGAACGCTGCGAGGGCCGGACTCGTTCACCGCGTCATGTGGCGATCTCGACCACCCGCCGCCCCGACGCCGACCGGACCCGGCGACCGCGAAGCACGTTGCTTCTAACGTGTTTCGCGGGCGCCCACCCGAACCGCAGCTGTTCTGAGCGATCAGCCACGCGCACGGCGGGCCGGGCCGCGTTCATGACCGACATGACCGCTGCGTTGACGTCGGCCGGGCTCGACTCCGCACCATCCACACAGAGCTGTTCGGCGCGCTCGACGCCATCAACCCCGGGCTCGTCGGGCCGATCACCCGGCCGCCGCACCCGCCGGCCGGGCCGCCCGGCACCGGGCCGGGCGTCACGTTCGCCCGCAGTGGCATTTCGGCACCGTTCCCAGGCGGCACGCTGCTGGAACTCGCCGACGCGTGCGACGTGCCCGCACGCTGGAGCTTGCTGCACCGGCGCGTGCCAGACGTGCGGCACGCCGGTCCTGTCGGGCTCCGTCGGCTACGCGCAGTTGCCGCTGGAGTCGCCGGCAGCAGGCCAGGCGCTGCTCTGCTGCTCCACCCCGCGCACCGACCTTCGATAAACAAGCGCGTCGGAGTCGGCACCCTCTCGGCCGGCGATGTCGGCAAAGCACTGGAGTGGGACCTAGACGATGCTCGCGAAATCCGCTCGGTCGGCTGATGACCGCTCGTTGACAACGCGCTCGCGTCCGTGTTGAGACAGCGCCCGGTTGTGAACGTGGAACTTGGTCGACCGGGCGTGCACGCGGTGCCGGAGTTATGTTTGAGGCTCCGATGAGGTCGCCGCGGGGTCTGTCCGATCAGGCCGGCGGGGGCGGCGACGGAGCGGGTAGCGGTGGTGCGAGATGCTGCGGGACCGGCACAGGGAGCGGGTTGAATTCGACCGGCTGGTCGACGCCGTGCGGGCGGGCCAGAGCCGGGTCCTGGTGGTGCGTGGCGAGCCCGGCGTGGGCAAGACGGCCTTGCTGGAGTACGCCGCCGAGGTCGCCCGGGGGTGTCGGGTGATGCGCGCGGCCGGGGCTCAGGCCGAGGCGGAGCTGGCCTTCGCGGGGCTGCATCAGGTGTGCGCGCCGATGCTGGCTGGGCTGGCTCGATTGCCGGGGCCGCAGCGGGTCGCGCTGGAAACGGTTCTGGGGATGGGGAGGAGCGACAGGCAGCCGGATCGGTTCCTGGTCGGGTTGGCCGTGTTGAGCCTGCTGGCGGAGGCCGCCCACGAGCGGCCGCTGGTGTGCCTGGTGGACGACACGCAGTGGCTGGATCAGGCGTCGGTGCAGGCTCTGGTGTTCGTGGCGCGGCGGTTGTCGGCGGAGTCCGTCGGCATGGTCTTCGCCGTGCGGGAGCCGCAGGAGACCGGGGAGCTGGCGCGGCTTCCGGACCTGGTTGTCGGTGGTCTTCCCGCCGAGGAGGCGCGGGAGTTGCTGAGCTCAGCGCTGGGACCGCTGGACCCGGAGGTGCGGGACCGCGTCGTGGCCGAGACGCGGGGGAATCCGTTGGCGCTGTTGGAACTCCCGCGCGGGCTGAGCCCGGCCGAGCTGGCGGGTGGGTTCGGGCTGCCGAGCATCGAGGGGCTGCCGAACCGGATCGAGGAGAGTTTTCACCGGCGATTGGCGCCGCTGCCGGCCGAGACGCGGTTGCTGCTGCTGGTCGCGGCCGCCGAGCAGAGCGGCGAACCGGTGCTGCTGTGGCGCGCGGCCCAGCGGCTCGGCATCAGGATCACGGCAGCGGCACCGGCGAAGGAGACCGGCCTGGTCAGCTTCGATCCACAAGCGTGGTTCCGGCATCCGCTGGTGCGCTCGGCCGTCTACCGCGCCGCATCTTCCGAAGATCGGCGCCGCGTACACGCCGCGCTGGGCGCGGTCACCGACGCGGAGCAGGATCCGGATCGACGGGCGTGGCACCGCGCCCACGCGGCCGCGGGGCCGGACGAGATGGTCGCGGCCGAGCTGGAAAACTCGGCCGGGCGGGCGCAGGCGCGCGGGGGTGTGGCCGCGGCTGCCGCGTTTCTCGAGCGGGCCACTCGCCTGACTCCCGACCCCGTCCAGCGGGCCGAGCGAGCGCTCGGCGCCGCGCAGGCCAAGCAGCAGGCCGGCGCGCCGGACGCGGCGCTGGAACTGCTGGCCACTGTCGAGGCGGGTCCGCCCGACGAATTCCGCCGTGCTCGCTGCGAGCTGCTACGCGCCCAGATCGCGTTGGTCACCAGGCGCGGCCGCGACACCCCGCGGCTGCTGCTCGAGGCCGCCACTCGGCTCGCGCCACTCGACGCGCGCCTGTCGCGCGACACCTTCCTCGGGGCACTGGAGGCGGCGGCTTTCGCCGGCCCGCTGGCGAGCGGCGGGGGAATCCGGGAGGTCGCGGAAGCCGCGCGGGCTGCGCCCCCGGCCCCGGAGCCGCCGCGCCCGCTCGATCTGCTGCTCGACGGTCTGATCCTGCAGATCACGGAGGGATACGCGGCCGCCGTGGCGCCGCTGAAGCGAGCGCTCGCGGCGTTCCGCAGCCCCGACCTCGCCCCGGAGGACGCCCTTCGCTGGACGTGGTTCGCGCTGGTCACCGCCCGCAATCTGTGGGATGACGAGACATTCGACGTCCTCACGCGCCGCCACGTCGAGATCGCCCGAGACACCGGCACGCTCGCCGCGCTCCCCCTCGCCCTCCAAACGCGCGTGTCCGCGCAGGTGGTCGACGGCGAGCTGACCGAGGTCGCGCCGCTGCTCGAAGAGAGCGCAGCGGCCGCGGAGGCGACCGGAATCGAGCTCCCGCCCTACGGCGGCCTGCTGCTCAGGGCCTGGCAAGGGCGGGAAACCGAGTTCCACGACCTGAGCGAACCGGTCGTCGCGGGCGCGGCCGCGCGGGGCGAGGGCATCGCGCTGGCCGCGACGGCGTGGACGAGCGTGGTGTTGTACCTGGGGCTGGCCCGCTACGACGACGCGCTCGGGGCAGCCCAGCGCCTCATCGAGTCGGACAACCCGGGCCAGCGGTTCGTTTCCCAATGGGGTGCGGCAGAGCTGATCGAGGCGGCCGTCCGGACCGGAACGCGAGACGCCGGTGCCGAGACATGGGCCTGGTTCTCACCCCTGTTGCGGGCCGCCGGCACCGACTGGGCGCTGGGCGTCGAGGCTCGTTCTCGCGCGCTGCTGGCCGACGGGCCGGGCGCAGAGCACGCCTACCGCGACGCCATCGAACATCTCGGCCGCACCCGCGTCCGGCCCGAACTGGCCCGAGCGCACCTGCTGTACGGCGAATGGCTTCACCACGAACGCCGCCGCGGCGACGCCCGCGACCAGCTGCGCACCGCGCACGACCTGTTCACCACCATGGGCATGGCCGGCTTCGCCGAACGCGCCGCCCGCGCACTCCACACCACCGGGGCGACCGTCCGCACCCACCGCACCGAGACCGACACCACCCTGACCGCGCAGGAAACCCAGATCGCCCGCCTCGTCCAGGACGGCCACACCAACCCCGAAATCGCCGAACGGCTGTTCCTCAGCCCCCGCACCGTCGAAAGCCACCTCACGCGCATCTACGACAAGCTCAGGTCACCGCCGCCGTCTCCTCCAGTGCCGCCGTCACCACCCTTGCCGCCGGCGACGTGACTGCCGCGGGCCGGATCGGCGGATTCCGGCTCCACCATCGTTCGCCGCCGTTCTGGCCTCTGGCACCTGTGCCACCGCTCGCCGCGCAGGTGCAGCCGAACCCGTTGTGGCCAAGGAGTTCTGCGACGTATTCGCGTTGGATGTTGCGCCAGAGCGAGAAGTCTGCGGCGACGGCGGCAGGCAGGACGCTGCAGAGCGCCGCGGATGTTGACGGTGCCGACGGCTCCCATCAACGGTCGGAGACCGTTGCTGCAAGGCCCTGCGACGAGAGCGGGCGCTATTCGCCGACACCGGTCTCAAACTGGAGATTTTCGGGCTCAACGTCAGCTCGGCCGGCGCGATCAGCCAATCGCCTGATCGCCACGAGATCAGCTGGGCGCAGAACGTCGAGCTGGTCCGCGCGGCTGAGGCCGCCGGGTTCGAATCCGCCGCGACCCCGCGGCTGCGCGCGAGAAGAGTCAGGAACTACGCAGCCTGGCCGCGCGGGAGAACCGAGCGATCCGGGTGTGGATGTCCGCCAGCGTCATCCTCGGCGAATCGGACACCGACGCCGCCCGCATCCGCGACGACTACGAGACCCGCCACCGCGACGACTAAGCCATCCGCAACTGTCTCGACTGGACCATGGGCGGCGCGCACCTGCCCCCGGACCGACGGCGGCACCTGGAACGCACCCTGGCTTCGACCGCCGGCAGCCACAGCCTCATCGGCGGCACCTGGTGTCCGAGCTCGCGGGGCATGGCCACGGCCCCGACGAGTCCACCGTCTGGCGTGAGGATCCGTCGGGTCGGCTCATCGACGGCGGCGAGCAGCCGACATTCGCTGCGGTAGAAGGAACACCGCTGTTCGAGGGCCGAGGTCACATGGTGATCTGCGGTGCGGGTGGCCGACGGTGTCACGAGGATCCGTCTCCATGGGCTGGGGGACGTATCGGGCAGCGTGCACCGGTCTGCAGGGCTGCGGTAGGCGGAGGTGTGCGGACCGAGAGCCCGCGAGTTTCGCTGCGGGTCGAGAGGTTCGATCGCCGCTTCGGTGACGTTGGTCCTTCGCCGCGATGCCTTGTGGCCGGCGCGCCGAACCCGGTGCCGGCGGTTAGCTGAGGAGTCGGGCCAGTCGACACCTTCAGGAGAAGCCGTGACCAGCGAAGCCGATCCGGCACCCGGACCGCGGGGCGGTGCCTGGACGGGCGCCGAGGTGGAGGTACTCGGCCGCGCGGTGCTGCGCGCGCCGTCAGTGCACAACACCCAGCCCTGGACGGTCGAGCCGGTCGGGCGAGCGGTCGTGCTGCGCGAGCGGACGGATGTCGCGTTGCCGCGGCACGATCCCGATCGGCGCGACCTGGTGATGTCGTGTGGGGCTGCACTGGCGAACCTCGAGCTGGCGGTGCGGGTGCTCGGCCGGCGAGCGGACGTCACGATCCTGCCCGACACGGCCCATCCGGAAGTGGTGGCGCGCATCGATGCGACAGTCCCGGCGCAGCCGTCGGACGCGGACCTGAGGCGGTTTTCCGCGACCACGACCCGGCGCAGTCAGCGGGCGCGGTTCACCGGAACGCCCGTGGGGCGGAGGCTGGCCGAGCAGGTGGCGCGGGCCGCGGTGACGACCGGAGCCCAGGCGGTGCCGCTGCCCGACGCCGGTGAGCTGGCGGCGTTGTTCGACCACGCTGCGCGCGCGATCCGTGACGACGGCGCGTATCAACGTGAGATCGCCTTGTGGACGATTCGCGACGAAGCGAGTCACCGCCACGGAGCGGGGCTCGGCCGCACCGTGGTTCCGGGCGGCGAGTTCCCGTGGGCGGGGCTGGTCCGACGCACCACCGACCTACCGGAGCTGCCCGTCTTGCGATCCAGGCTGGCGGGCGAGACGTTCCTGCTCTTCCTGACCACCGATGACGGCCGCGCCGATCACGTCCACGCCGGCTACGCGCTGGAGCAGTGCTGGCTCGAGGCGATCGCTCGCGGGCTGGCGGTGGCGGTGCTGACACAGCCCCTGCACGTGCCGGAGGTGCGATCGGCACTGTGCGAGGACCGCGGCTTGCCCGGTTTCCCGCAGGCGTTGATGCGGCTGGGCCGTACGTCGCGCATCGCGCCGCCGAGCGTCCGCAGGGGCCTGGGTGAAGTCTTGATCGGGCAGCGGGGGAGCGAGTCGTGATCGATCACATGGTCGTGGGTGTCGACGGCAGCGAACCGGCCGCGGTTGCTGCTCGCTGGGCTGCGCGGGAAGCCGCGTGGTGGCACACGTCGCTGACTGTGCTCACCGTGTGTGGGGTCGACGGTCCGTCCGTCGGTGGCGCCGAGTGGCGTGCGGCCAAGGAGGCGCTCGTGCTGGAGGTTGCGCGGACGACGCGTGACGAGCTGGCGGTGGCCGAGCCCGGTGTGTCGATCACCACCGAGGCGAGCGGCGCCGGCGTCGAGGCCGCTTTGCGGCAGGCCTCCCAGAGCGCGCTGTTGCTGGTGCTGGGCCCGCCCACCGGAACACTGTCCGGTTTGCTGGCGGGTTCACCTGACGCAGACCTCATCGCCCGCGCCGGCTGTCCGGTGGCGATCGTCCGCGGCAGTGGCGCCACACGGGTGGACGGGCCGGTCATCGTCGGCGTGGACGGCAGCCCGACGAGCGACGCCGCGATCGGATGGGCGTTCGAGGAGGCGTCGCGGCGACACACCCGGCTGGTGGCCTTGCACGCGTGGCAGGACAGCTGCAGCGGCCGGCCGTTCGGGGAAAGCCACGCGACCCCACTGATCGACGTCGGCGAAGCGGAAGAGCGCGCGCTCGCTCAGCGGCTGGCCGGTCGGCGCGAACGCTTTCCGGACGTCGACGTCGAGCTCGTTGTGGAGCGGGACCGGCCGAGCGACCGGCTGATCGAATACGGCAAGGACGCGGCCGTCGTGATCGTGGGCAGCCGCGGGCGAGGCGGCTTCACGGGCATGGTGCTCGGTTCCACCACCCACGCGTTGCTGCACCACGCCGACTGCCCCGTGCTGGTGGTCAGCAGGGAGCGGAACGGACAAACCTCGACAGGGGAGGAACGATGAACACGAGCACGACACCCGTCGCAGCGGTGATGACGCCCAGTCCGGTGTGCGCGCGGCTGGACACCCCGGTCAAGGAGATCGCGGACGTCCTGGTCCGCCGCGGGATCAGCGCGGTGGCCGTGGTCGATCGCCAAGGTGCGATCGCCGGTGTGGTGTCCGAACGGGACTTGCTGCCGCTGCTGCGCTCGGATCGCCGTCGCGGCTGGTGGCGCCGCAACGCGTGGCCGCCGCGAACGGCGCGGGACGTGATGACGAGCCCGGCGTTGACCGTGGCTGCCGGTGCGCCGGTTGCCGACGTCGCGGCGCGGCTGGCCGAATCGGGGCTGCGACGGCTCTTCGTTGTCGCCGCCGGGCGGCCGGTGGGTGTTGTCGCGCGGCGCGACCTCGTCGGGTTGATCTCGCGCTCGGACTCCGAGATCGCCCGCGAGGTGACGGTCCTGCTGAGAAAGTCCCTGCGGATCGGGCCGGATCGTGCGCGGGTGATGGTCCACTCCGGTGTGGTGACGGTGGCGGGCCGGGTCGAGCAGCGCAGCGAGATCGCGTCCGTGACCAGTCGCATCGAAGCGGTGTCCGGGGTGGTCGAGGTGTGCAACGGCCTCGACTTCGTGTGGGACGACGTGACCCGATGACCGGAAAGCACCCCGCGGCGCGGCTGTCGCGCGCGGTTTACGAGAAGGAGCTCGCCCGGCTGCAGATCGAGCTGGTGAAGTTGCAGGAGTGGGTGCGCGCAGAGGGCGCGCGGCTCGTCGTGGTGTTCGAGGGCCGTGACGCGGCGGGGAAGGGCAGCACGATCAAGCGGCTGACCGAGCACCTCAACCCCCGGGTGGCGCGGGTCGAGGCGTTGCCGAAGCCGACCGAGCGGGAGCGCACGCAGTGGTACTTCCAGCGGTACGTGGAATTGTTGCCCGCCGCCGGTGAGATCGTGCTGTTCGACCGCAGCTGGTACAACCGCGCGGGCGTGGAGCGGGTGCTGGGGTTCTGCACACCCGACGAGTACCACCGGTTCTTGCAGCAGTGCCCGATTTTCGAGCGTCTGCTCGTGGGCGACGGCATCCTGTTGCACAAGTACTGGTTCTCGGTGAGCCGCGACGAGCAGGAGCGCCGGTTCCGGGCGCGGATCGACGACCCGCTCCGGCGCTGGAAGCTGTCCACGACGGACCTGGAATCGGTGTCGCGATGGGAGGACTACTCCCGGGCGAAGGACGACATGTTCGTGCACACCGACATCCCCGAAGCACCGTGGTACGTGGTCGACAGCGACCAGAAGCGCCGTGGGCGGATCAACATGATCGCGCACCTGCTCGCCGGCGTCCCCTATCGCGAGATCCCCCGCGAGGCCGTGACCATTCCGCCGCGGCCGAGCGACGGCGGGTACGCGCGGACGGACCGGCGGTTGCAGCGCGAGGTCCCCGACTACGCGGCGACGCTGATGAAGCACTCCGCGCTTTCGTCCCGTCCGGAAGGGACTTCCTCCCCTGACCGTGCTCATCGCGGCTGAGCGACGGTGGAATGAGTCACCGGTCTGAGGTGGCGGGAACGGAGACATGTCGTGACGGGAACGACAGCCCGCGCCGCGGTGGTGGTCGGTGTCGACGAATCGGAGGCGGCTTTGGCCGCCGCCCGGTGGGCGGCGGAAGAAGCGGTGCGCCGGGATTGCGTGCTCCGGCTGTTCCACGCCGGGCTGTTCGACACGGCCGACCTCAGCGGCCGCGAACGGTCGTGGGAAGAACCGCTGCTGCTGGAGCGTGCCCGCCGCTGGATCCAACGAGCCGCGCAGGTCGCGCAGGAGGCCGCGCCGGGCGTGCGTATCGAGTACCTGGTCCGGCTCGGGCTCGCCGCCGACTTGCTCGTCGGGCTGTCGGACGAGGCAGCGCTGATCGTGCTGGGTTCGCACGGAATCGGCGGGCTGCGGGGAGCCGCGATCGGGTCGGTGGCGTTGCGAGTCGCCGCGAGCGCGCGCTGCCCCGCGGTGATCGTGCGCGGCCGCGACAAGCAGGGCGGGCCGGTGGTCGCGGGTGTTGTCGGTGATGGTGACGGTCGCACGCTGAAGTTCGCGGTCGAGGCCGCCCGCGACCGCCAGGTGCCGCTGATCTTGGTGCACGCGTGGCACGGGGGACGGCTCGACGATCCGGAACTGGTCAAAGCGGCCGCGGAGGGCGAAGAGCGAGCGCTCCGACGCCGGGGCGACGACCTGGCACGGACCGGTCCCGGTGTCACGATCCTGGCTCGGGCAATCCGCGAACGCTCGGCTGCGCGCGCGTTGCTGGGTTTCGAGGACGCCCAGTTGCTCGTGATCGGCAGTCGCGGCCGGGGGTCGGTCTCGGGCGGTCTGCTCGGCTCGACCGGGAACCGGTTGCTCGCTCATGCGATGTGCCCGGTCGCCGTCGTTCATTGAGACATCAGGAGGAGAGCCGTGCGCGCACGGGACATCATGACGCGGCCGGTGGTCGTGTTCGGGCCGGCGACGCCGGTGCGGGAGGCGATCGTGCTGCTCATGGAGCACGGCATCGCCGCGTTGCCCGTGGTCGACGAGGAAAACCGCGTCGTCGGTTCGTTCACGGAGGCCGACGCGCTGAGCGGGGTGCTGACCGGAGAGCCGGTCGCGCCGGGCCGGCTCGTGGAATCCGTGATGACCAGGCTGGTCGTCGTGGTCGAGCTTGACACCGATGTCAGCGACATCGCCGCCCGCATGCTCGTCGACCGGCTGCGCAGCATCCCGGTCGTCGACGCGGGCGGTCTGGCGGGGATTGTCAGCCGGCGAGACCTGCTGCGCCCGCTCGTGCGGCACGACGACGCCATCGCCGCGCAGGTCCGTGGCTTGTTCAAGGACTACACGGGGCACCGCGACCTGTGGTCTGTCTCCGTCATTGCAGGTTTGGTGACTGTCCGCGGCACCTTCGCCGACGAAGCCGAACGAGGGCTCGTCGCCGCTCTCGCGAAAACGGTCGAGGGCGTCACCGCGGTGGAACTTGCCGGCAAGAACTGACTTGTGCGGCCGCGATTCCCGCCGCCGAACCTGATCTCGAGGAGGAGTGATGCACGCACGACCCGGCGACTGGCTCGTAGTGAAGGGAGTTCGAGTCGACCTGCCCGAACAGCGGGGCCTGATCTTCGCCGTCGGAGGGCCGGACGGCACCCCTCCGTTCAGCGTCCGTTGGCCGGCCGACGACCACGTGTCGATCGTGTTCCCCGGCCCGGACGCCATCGTCCTGACCGAAGCGGAGATCACCGCGCGTGACGAAGACGACCGTGCGCGGTTCGAGCGGTTGCGGGTGCTGCGACAGTCGGGCGAAGGTGCGCACAGTGTCCCGGCGTGACGACCGCGTGGTGCTGGCCGGCGTGGACGGTTCGGCTTCGGCCCTGCACGCTGCGGTCTGGGCAGCCGAGGTGGCTGTGCGCCGGGGCGCGGTGCTGAGACTCGTGCAGGCGTACGTGGTTCCCTCGCCGGGAGTCTCGGGCATGGCTGTGACAGCCGTGCGCGAAGGCTTCCGGTCCCTCGCCGAGTCGGGCGTGGCCGAGGCCGAGGGGGCCGTGCTGGCGAAGTGGCCGTCGGTGCGGATCGAGCGGGCCGTCGTGGAGGGCGGTCGGGTGGGCGTCCTGCTGCGAGAGTGTGCGGACGCCGAAGTGGTGGTGCTGGGCTCGCGCGGGCTGGGCGGGTTCACCGGGCTTCTGATCGGCTCGACCGCGGTCTCACTCGCCGCCCACGCGCCGTGCCCGGTCGTCGTGGTGCGCGGGCGTCGGCCGGACGACCCGCCGCCGGTGGCCGGCCCGGTGCTTGTCGGGCTCGACGGGTCTCCCGACAGCAACGACGCTCTGGGTTACGCGTGCGAAGAAGCCGCGGCTCGCGGCACCGCACTCGTGGCGGTGCACACCTGGAACGAGATCACGCCGGAGGGAAAGTTGCGGGCAGCGGGCACCCGCCCGGAGGACG
Protein-coding regions in this window:
- a CDS encoding CBS domain-containing protein — its product is MNTSTTPVAAVMTPSPVCARLDTPVKEIADVLVRRGISAVAVVDRQGAIAGVVSERDLLPLLRSDRRRGWWRRNAWPPRTARDVMTSPALTVAAGAPVADVAARLAESGLRRLFVVAAGRPVGVVARRDLVGLISRSDSEIAREVTVLLRKSLRIGPDRARVMVHSGVVTVAGRVEQRSEIASVTSRIEAVSGVVEVCNGLDFVWDDVTR
- the ppk2 gene encoding polyphosphate kinase 2 — translated: MTGKHPAARLSRAVYEKELARLQIELVKLQEWVRAEGARLVVVFEGRDAAGKGSTIKRLTEHLNPRVARVEALPKPTERERTQWYFQRYVELLPAAGEIVLFDRSWYNRAGVERVLGFCTPDEYHRFLQQCPIFERLLVGDGILLHKYWFSVSRDEQERRFRARIDDPLRRWKLSTTDLESVSRWEDYSRAKDDMFVHTDIPEAPWYVVDSDQKRRGRINMIAHLLAGVPYREIPREAVTIPPRPSDGGYARTDRRLQREVPDYAATLMKHSALSSRPEGTSSPDRAHRG
- a CDS encoding universal stress protein; amino-acid sequence: MTGTTARAAVVVGVDESEAALAAARWAAEEAVRRDCVLRLFHAGLFDTADLSGRERSWEEPLLLERARRWIQRAAQVAQEAAPGVRIEYLVRLGLAADLLVGLSDEAALIVLGSHGIGGLRGAAIGSVALRVAASARCPAVIVRGRDKQGGPVVAGVVGDGDGRTLKFAVEAARDRQVPLILVHAWHGGRLDDPELVKAAAEGEERALRRRGDDLARTGPGVTILARAIRERSAARALLGFEDAQLLVIGSRGRGSVSGGLLGSTGNRLLAHAMCPVAVVH
- a CDS encoding HPP family protein; the encoded protein is MRARDIMTRPVVVFGPATPVREAIVLLMEHGIAALPVVDEENRVVGSFTEADALSGVLTGEPVAPGRLVESVMTRLVVVVELDTDVSDIAARMLVDRLRSIPVVDAGGLAGIVSRRDLLRPLVRHDDAIAAQVRGLFKDYTGHRDLWSVSVIAGLVTVRGTFADEAERGLVAALAKTVEGVTAVELAGKN
- a CDS encoding DUF1918 domain-containing protein translates to MHARPGDWLVVKGVRVDLPEQRGLIFAVGGPDGTPPFSVRWPADDHVSIVFPGPDAIVLTEAEITARDEDDRARFERLRVLRQSGEGAHSVPA
- a CDS encoding universal stress protein, whose amino-acid sequence is MSRRDDRVVLAGVDGSASALHAAVWAAEVAVRRGAVLRLVQAYVVPSPGVSGMAVTAVREGFRSLAESGVAEAEGAVLAKWPSVRIERAVVEGGRVGVLLRECADAEVVVLGSRGLGGFTGLLIGSTAVSLAAHAPCPVVVVRGRRPDDPPPVAGPVLVGLDGSPDSNDALGYACEEAAARGTALVAVHTWNEITPEGKLRAAGTRPEDVAATERRRVDEQLAPWREKFPDLPIDVVVVRGRPVRTLLELGADAQLVVVGSRGRGGFTGMLLGSTSQALLVHSACPVAVVRPGRQPS